DNA from Eucalyptus grandis isolate ANBG69807.140 chromosome 5, ASM1654582v1, whole genome shotgun sequence:
aaaacatttttccctattttagaagactttttttgcaaacggaaaatattttctcgacagtttattttccttatggaaaatttggaaaatgtttttttggaaGTTGTTTTTAGCAAAACGAACGAAGCCTTAATCAtaagatttttcacattttgtcaattgaatacATTCAATCAATTCTAACTGAAAACCATTGAAGTGAACGTGTGGTATAATAATAGGCGCCCgacataaacattttttaataatattttaataactttttgaatttttattatttttattattttctttctttaattctttttcctttcattttggcttGGGTGAGCACCCACAAATCCTTGCCAGCTGCTAGTGAGGTCACCTCGCCTAGAGCCAGCGGGGCCATGAAGGCCCTAAGCAAGGCGGCCCTCActtagatctggcgaggggctTTGGGTTAGGTGGCCCTctcccaaatctagcgagggttgTGACTCTCGTCAGGCCCTCGCtagccaaaacttttttttttatcaaattgaaaggaaaaatatttttaaaaaatttaatatcattaaaaaaatatatccaTGACAATGTTAGCCGTATCACATAGGATAGTCgacatccacatcaataattaattgtcaaaatctttaggattgactcaattgacaaaatgtaaaaatatttatgactaaattaacataattaaaagtttaggactaaagaaattttaaaaaaattcggtACTTTTCTCATCATTACTTAGTCATGTTGCGATATGTAACTTGTTTAAAGCATTGCACTATTTAAAAACATATCGTGTGTAGATATCGTAAATTGATAGAATTTCTAGAtatttatgtgtgtgtgtgtgtggctatagatatagagagagagatgcccTCTTGATTCGATTAATTTAACTTGTACCTTTCTGGGTTTCTCACGAGTTCCTCGTTTTATGGTAGGTGACCCGTTTGAAATGTGGGGGCTTCATACTCGGAATCCGACTCAATCACGCAATTAGCAATTCCGTCGGCCTGAAACAGTTCTTAGAGGCAGCTGCGGAACTCGCATGTGGCGCTAGTGTGCTGTCTCAGCCGCCAGTTTGGCGGAGAGAGATCCTCAAGGCGCGAGACCCACCGCGAGTGACGTGCACGCACCCTGAGTTCGAGGACACCGTCGATGCCGGCAGTGCGGTCGCAATGTCGGACCTCACCAACATGGCACATGGGTCGTTCTTTTTCGGCCCGCGGGAAGTGGCGTCGATCAAGAAACGCCTCCCTCAGCACCTACTCCCGAAATGCTCCACATTCGAGCTAGTCACAGCGTGTCTATGGAAGTGCCGCACAATCGCGCTTGAGGTCGAGCCGGACGACGTTGTCCGCCTCTCATGCGTGATCAACGCACGAGGTCTCAATGTGCCTCGCGGTTATTATGGGAGCACGTCGGTGAAGGCAATGGTACTTTCGAAGGCGGGCCATCTGTGTACTAGTCCGCTAGGGTACGCGGTCGAGTTAGTGAAGAAGGCTAAGGAGATGGTGAGTGAAGAGTACGTGAGGTCCTTTATCGATGCGTCGGTAATCAAGGGAGGGCCAAACCACACGACCGTTTGGGACTACGTGGTCGCCGACACAACCAAGGTTGGGTTCGAAGCGGTTGATTTCGGGTGGGGGAAGCCAGTGTACGGCGGCGTTGCCGGTGCAGTTCCTTTGATAAGCATCTATGTGAAGTACAAaacgagagagggagaggaggggaTTGTGGCCGCGATAATGTTGCCGGAGAGAGCAATGCGAAGGTTTCAGGAAGAGCTGGAGAAAATGACCGATAAAGGGACGGTTAGTGAAGATCAGTATGGTGTAGATTCAAGTATGATTAGATCTAAACTCTAGAAGGATCGTTCAATGAATCGTCACGTCGGCACGGTGATGTTGGCTGGGTTTCCATCTGAAGAATAACCATAGACTCAATATCGACAAAAAATTACTGAAAAGAGTCATAATCTATTGTACGGATTAATTTAGTCTACAAGCTTccgatatcaatttaattataaaccttccgacgatttgtcaatataattcttctagctaatatttattgaaaatcatGACTGTGAATGACAGTCATCCTATGTGGCACGCCAATACTGATATGGACAATAATTACAacttctaaatatttttttatcttttttttttttttcattatggcCGGTGAGGCAACTCTCACCAACCACTAGATAAGGGTCTACAAGCCCTCACTAGCCATTGGACCCCCCGATGGGGAGATCTGGCAAGGTGATTGCGACCTTGTCAATTGCGGGCAAGGTGGCCCTTGCTaaccataaagaaaaaaaaaccacataaacagaaaaaagaaaagaaaattaatagaaatatatatttaaaaatccgtatcttaaaagaaaatgaaaaaattatctatattaaGGTTAGCCATGCAATGTAAGATGGTCGGCGTCCACGTGACTAATTTCCTACCGAAATTTGgtaaaatgactatatttacGAATGATCAAAATGTCTAGAATTGAATCGGCCAAATTAATAGGTTTGGAGCTAAAGTGACATCTATACAACAAATTAaagatattagtttttttttttttggcaaccCATTTCTCAGTCACATGTAACATGCTTGAATCATTGAATGAAAGTATTTCGCTTTGGAAATTTTGTCTTCACGGTAAAGCGACTAGACAAGGATACATGCATTCTCTTTAGTTCGAGTGTGGTGAGTGATGGAGAAGGTTTGTTCTCCCATCACGCGACTAGTTTTCCTTGTGATGGGGACTCGACCAACCAATAAGCCACTCGTGAACTTGAGGAGTGCGACACAACAACGTTGGAAAAGACATTATTATTCTCTGCACCCGGTGCGGTAGGTCTAATGCACGTGATCCGTTGATCGTGCATGCTGTCAATATCATAAAGAGAGAAATTCTGAGAATTATTGGAGAATGGATCTTAACCTATcgataaatagaaagaaaagtaaaatcttGTCCATTGATAGTAAATCTTGAAGTTCTTATTTGCACGGCATTCTACATGAGCGTTACAGAAATTGCAAGGAGTTACAATTCGTTAAGACTCGAGGATCGTTTCTTGGATGAAAAAGGATCCCAATCGCTCCGtaacaatttgataaagaaaggAGTAAATATTGTCTTTAGATAAGAAACTTTAAACCTCTAGGGTGTTACAACATTTTATATAAGAGTGATGGAGTTATAGAGTCTAATAGAGAAAAATAACATTCAAGCGTGGGAACAACTTGTTGTGGATAGGCACTTCCCAGTAGATCACCTCACACATCCAATTATGTTAAAGCAAATAATAGAGTTTTACTACTGCTAATGGCATACATGTATATTTCATCATAATTATGTATGTCATAACCTCCTATAATATATAGGGGTAATATCTTTTATAGTTATAATGTCGAAACTCATAACGTTGATACTGATAGTAGAGAAATTACCTAATGTGGCACCATGATTTTTCCCTTCTTGATTTTGGGAAGGGTTTTTCATgtaaaaattcttttattttttatttattattttttctcttcatatattCGTGTACCTAACAAAGAGTTGTGAAAAATTACAATGAGAAACAATCATTATGAACTCGAGGATTTCATTTCTCGGATGGATCATGAAACccgttagagagagagaaagacagcGACCTCGTTGATGGGTGAGATCACCTTGGTTTGTCGGCAAACGATGCAAACGATTAATGTTGGGAATTTTCACCTATTTGCaaagctctcttttttttttaaaaaaaaaaattatgaaaagtaTGCTAAGTCTAGAGGCATTTTTGTTTGTGCCAATTGCACGTGAGCTCAATGTATCCCGGCCTTTGGATCTTAATCTGTTCGCTTTTCTCTCTATCTGGCCTCCCACAAGCGTAGTGTAGCCATGTTGTTGCCGTCGTTCACCCCTTCTTGCACCACCACCACTATTGATGGCGCCTCTACTATCCCCAATCTCTCACAACACGCGATTTGCTATGACCCACTTTATCTTTGGTTGTTTTAATGACAATCGGGGACATCATTTCCATTACTCATTTAGCTCACtgatacgagagagagagagagagagagagagagagagagagagagagagagagagagagagagagagagagagagaggagaatgTGTTAAATGACCACAATGAAGAAGACCTCCTCAACTGCAGCAATTATTAAAAAGTAGGTATTTCCTGTCCAAAACTCTAATACATCGCCTTCATTTAGATTCTTTATAGCCCAAAATTATTTTGGCCAACAAAAGGTACCACTTCAAACTTGATAGATGCCATTTTgagcaaaaaatcaaaattccttCGCTTTGATACCGGTTTGTTGCATAACACTAATTTGATACACTAATTGAAGCACAAATAACAAAGGAtgaaagcaaaattaaaatcacATAAGACACacaaaaaaatgtgaaaatccaAAATGGACAAAATcacagagaaagaaaaggatttcaTTATCTTCAACAACCAGTACAAGAGTTCAAtccaaaaggtaaaaaaaaaaaaacaactttagaTCTTACAAGAAGATAggaagaacaaaaaacagagaaaatgtAGAGCCTAGTCTTCAATATGAGTTATGCAACACGTCCCTTTTATAGTccatctgaaaaaaaaaaccctaaaacaaatgTATATGGGTTACCAATCATGTGCATACTCCACACAATTTTTGTTGACTATGTTTTTATATTCCCCGCGGACGTTCTTGAAAGCCAAGTCCCAACGTCTGCCCGTGTTTCCCCCCATATAAACCCTAAGCAATTCCTTGTTCTCTCCCGTCTCCAACCTGCCATCACAAAAATGGCTTCACCACcaccttctccatcttctctaGGTCTACTGGCCGTGAAACGCCATGAGCCAGAGCTGATCTCTCCAGCAGGAGCGACGCCACGTGAGCTCAAACCCCTCTCGGACCTGGATGGCCAGGAGTGGCTTCGTTTTCTGCTTCCCTTACTTCTCTTCTACCCAAACAGCCCCTCAATGGGAGGCCAAGGAGACCCAGCGAGAGTCATCAAGGGAGCGCTCGCAAAGGCGCTCGTGTACTATTATCCGTTGGCCGGGCGGATCCGGGAAGGGCCAGACCATAAGCTCGTGGTGGACTGTACGGGCGAAGGGATTCTGTTTGTGGAGGCTGATGCTGACGTCAGCCTTGAGGAGCTCGGCGACTCCATGCGGCCGCCATGTGACTTCTTAGACGAGGTGTTGTGCGATGTGGCCGGGTCGGGCGACATCATTGGGTGCCCTCTGTTGTCGGTCCAAGTAAGTATTGTGTGACAAGTCCAACATTCAGTCGTGCAGCAACATGCAACTTGGATAAGGCGTAACGCTATTGATAAGCGTATCGCGTCCAGATTTTGTAAATTGGTAGAATTTCAAGAGATCAAGTATATATTCTTCTGTAGAGACGCGCCCTCTTTACTCCGATTATTTAACCTTTACCTTCCAGGTTTTCTTACGAGTTCCTTCTTTCCGGTAGGTGACTCGCTTGAGATGTGGGGGCTTCATCCTCGGAATCCGACTCAATCACACGGTCAGCGATCTCTTCGGACTTAAACAGTTCCTAGAGGCAGCTGCGGAGCTCGCCCGAGGAGCCCATGTGCTGTCGTGGCTACCCGTTTGGCAGAGAGAGATCCTCAACGCGCGAGAACCGCCGCAAGTGACATGCACACACCATGAGTTCGAGGACATTGTCATCGACACCGAAAGTGCGGCCACAATGTCGGACCCCAAGAACATGGCCCACAGATCGTTCTTTTTCGGCCCGCGGGAAGTGGCATCGATCAAGAAACGCCTCCCTCACTATCTAGTCTCGAGATCCTCCACCTACGAGTTACTCACGGCATGCCTTTGGAAGTGCCGCACGATTGCACTTGAGATCAAGCCGGACGAAATAGTCCGCCTCTCATGCGTGATCAATGCGCAAGGCCTCGGCGTGCCTCGTGGTTATTATGG
Protein-coding regions in this window:
- the LOC104446195 gene encoding alcohol acyltransferase 16, which encodes MSDLTNMAHGSFFFGPREVASIKKRLPQHLLPKCSTFELVTACLWKCRTIALEVEPDDVVRLSCVINARGLNVPRGYYGSTSVKAMVLSKAGHLCTSPLGYAVELVKKAKEMVSEEYVRSFIDASVIKGGPNHTTVWDYVVADTTKVGFEAVDFGWGKPVYGGVAGAVPLISIYVKYKTREGEEGIVAAIMLPERAMRRFQEELEKMTDKGTVSEDQYGVDSSMIRSKL
- the LOC104446196 gene encoding alcohol acyl transferase 1 allele RGb is translated as MASPPPSPSSLGLLAVKRHEPELISPAGATPRELKPLSDLDGQEWLRFLLPLLLFYPNSPSMGGQGDPARVIKGALAKALVYYYPLAGRIREGPDHKLVVDCTGEGILFVEADADVSLEELGDSMRPPCDFLDEVLCDVAGSGDIIGCPLLSVQVTRLRCGGFILGIRLNHTVSDLFGLKQFLEAAAELARGAHVLSWLPVWQREILNAREPPQVTCTHHEFEDIVIDTESAATMSDPKNMAHRSFFFGPREVASIKKRLPHYLVSRSSTYELLTACLWKCRTIALEIKPDEIVRLSCVINAQGLGVPRGYYGSTSVIAMALSKAGHLCTSPLGYAVELVKKAKEMVSEEYVRSSIDASVIKGRLKHMTVRNYAVSNTTKVGFEEADFGWGPPVHSSVASAFPWISIYRKYKTRKGEEGIVVPMMLPERAMQRFQEALAKMIGEGTAADDHCGGDSTTIRSKL